TAAGGATGGCTTGTACGATCGGATGGAGCAGACTTTTCCATAAGAGAAGAAAACTGTTGGAGAAGACCATAATTTATGGTTAGACATCATTATTTCTATATAATCGAATAAGGTCAACACCAAGTttctatataataaaataatcataattgTTATCAATCAAAGTGCAACTTCatgaatattataatttatacaacTATTCCAGTTTCCTTTCGGGTTATTGACAAAAATTATctcgaataatttttacttactATTGCAAACTTTGGGTAAAATCTACTCGATTTAACTTCCATATCGCCAGCGCATTGAGACTCATTCATGTCACAAAAGCAAATTgcacgtttctctctctctctctctcactcctctTCCTGGGTGTTATGCAGGCTTATGCTTGACGTCGGACGTAGACATATTCCTGAAGCACATGAACAATGCGAGGTACCTTCGCGAGCTGGACTTTGCACGCTCCTGCTTCTACGATTCCTCGGGCATTTTCGCGGAAATTAGACGGAAGGGTGGAAGCGTCTTGCAGACGGCGACCTCCATTCGTTATCGCCGACCCATACCTGTCTTCTCGCCGTATAAGATAACCGCGCAGGTGAGTTTTGCGTCTGGATCGTTATCCATACTAGTACTTGTGAGTAGTAGATTATTCGAAATTCGTTGGTGATGTTGCAtgtagaagaagaaaaaattagaatttaaCATATTACCTACAAAGCAGTGTACCTATTTACAGCTAGTCCACTGGGACGACAAGAGTCTCTACATCGAGCACGAGTTCGTGAGTTTGTCGGACGACTTTGTGTACACCACCGCTCTAAGCAAACAGAGTGTCATGGGGCCGAAGGTCCACATACCCGATATAATCGAGAAAATCGAACCAGGTACCCGTCTGCCGGAACCCAGCGAGGAGCTCTCGCTGTGGCTCAAGTCTATAGACGAATCGTCTCTCAAATTTAAGAGGATAAGACAGGATAAGGATTCGGAGAAGAACGACGGAGAGAAAGATGACGTTGAAGTTTTTCTGTCAAATCCTGCTTAAGGCCGGAGATTTCATTGATCCACTTTTCCTCATTTCTTTTCTTGAATATGACGGAAAGAAACACAAATAAGATATTTTTACGAAGAAATTTCaagtattattgttttaatcgCACAGTCAAAacatatttttcattaatcaagTATTGAGAATACGATGGTCGTATCGAGAATTGTTATGTAAACGTCGACCGAatacaaaaatgtttattgGAAGCAttgtgattatttttcttccgaCAGTCAAAAGCCTCCTTGTGTAATTTATTCGTATCACGCACCAAGAGAAATGCCGCCGCGAGGATGGGGAGTGCGCTCTTAAGCCTTTCCATTCACACAGCAGGACCATTTCCTGTTCCTTTATTATGATGCCGGAGAATAcacctttattttttcatttcttttgCAGGTTTGACATTTTCATTGAGGAAGCCCAAAGTGATTTTCACACCATCAATCAAAATTCCTGCTTACCCTTTTAATGCATTATTGTATGTTTAACCCCTTTACacttttttatacaattattgataaaacaaataattcagCATGGCAACTACTTATAATAAGGTGTTTGcattgaataaaatttgaataccACTAGTGCACGTAATCGACCAACATCGCCATAATAATCCGAGCAGCtccaaaagcaaaaaaggaaaatcaccAAAAATCCGGAACGCCAGTGTGGCCCAGCGCCGAAAGATGCCGCCGCGGTCACACCAGCCGGTGAACGGAGTGCAGCGAGAAGgcgcgcagcagcggcggctttAGTCCGCGATCGCTGACTCCGCCGGCCCCTCTCGTGAACCTCTCGCGACTCTAGTGCACACAGTATAATCGCAGCAGACAGGAGAACCGCTCTTCGACAGTTTGCCCGATTCGCACGTTGCGAGCTGTTTATCCCGTTGCGGTGAGTACCAACCTATTGTCCAATTGAATTATTCCGTTTCACTCAAACTTTGACATTTCGGAGTTCTAAGAATAGAATTATAATGAAATCTGTCATCTTAGCGAGAatcatttcaaattcaaagtaGTAAGTGAAGGCAAACGGCTCGATTCCTGCCAAGCGCATCGCAGTAGCGAAACAACAGTCACCAAGCTCTTTAACGAGGAAAAGCCAACAAGAAATCGAGGCGGTAAAAGCAGGTTTTCGCGACAGTTAAAatgaaatcgcgcgcgcgcgcgtgtattttCTAGGACACACACAAGAGAGTAATAATGACGTTAGCGGACTGTACCGCACGAGAGACGCAGATAAAACGAAAGGTAAATTGAGGATCGGGCTGCCTCGCGTTCGCCTATTGTGCATATGCGAAGAGCGAACTTTCGTGATAGCCGATAAGATTCGCTCACGTTTAGAAAGCGCGCGCTTACGTACAATAACGGCTCGCCACGGCTGATAAGGATTTTTCTCGCGCTGGTctatattttttgctttttgttATCAACTGCAACGGTTCGAGCTTCCAGTATGTATGTATGACCAGAAGAAATTATGCTAATGCCGAAAGAGGTAACTGGCGACTGCCGTGTCTAATGAAGTAATTAATCGTGCGCTAGCTGCACATATACGCACTGGTCGAACGGTGATAAATTACGCGCTTTGttattgtatattttacaGATAAGCTAATTAAAATCGATGTTGGCGTGATTGATCGAGtacagaaattataaaatatcccGACGATTACCATTTTCGGACTTCTCGACTCGTATGACGGAACCGCGGgcgtatttatataattacaaCATTCGAGTTACACAATGTGCGATTTTTTCAGCGAGAAATTATTCGCTGATGCGCTGGGATTCGGGAACATCGATTGCGCCGAATGCATTTACGGCGTTATTATATGTTCGTCGATACCGCGCGGCCGCGAAACGTGACGAGCCCGCTCGAAAGTTTCCGTAAAAATAAACAGAGCGATCTATTTTCGGGATTACGAGCGTATACGGCTCGCGGAGTCGATAAATATTATTCCGCGTGTCCCCTCCCTCGCCGCGGAGTTTTTCGATTAGCGATAAATCCGCGAACGATATTATATACTCGCGCTGAGTCAAAAATAGTTCGTCATCCCGAGCAGATAAATGAATTTCGCGTTTCCATGCGCGACAGTCTCTCATTGTGCAGATATTAGTATTACGAATCGTTCGTGTGTCGGCGCAAATCATCcgattgtgaaaaaaaaattcctgcCCACAACGTCGAGCAATTGCACAGGGAAAAGTGCACGCGGACGTAAAAGTGTTTATCCCGGCGGTTAATTGGGCCACGCATAGCTTATAGAGAGCCGCAGCTGTCTCTctaaaaaaagctctcgaagAAACGCAGCTCGAAATAATTCCTCTCGGTGAATTACACGTGCACGCGCGGGCATATGCTAATGCGCGTGTTTGACtgtccgacgacgacgacggcatAATGTAATCCGACGGGCCGTTCTTCCAATTAGCTCGTCACTTACCGGTAACAATGCATCAAGCACTTAAAACctcgctgctgcagcactTTCTTCgggcccgcgcgcgcttaAGATTAATCAAGCGCGTGGAACGTCCGTGAAATATTAATGCCCTCTTCGCTCCgtcgttttcttcttcttcttttgacGAATAGTGCGATGCTCTTTGTGGTTGCTGCAGCCGACGATTCTTTGAGATGTACACACATGGGCGgagtatgagagagagagagagagagagagagagagagagagagagagagaaatgtcTAAcagtgtgcgcgtgtgtgcttTGTTGTATTAACGCAAAAGTTCCATGTATTCTGGGCTGAATCACATTTAGATTCGGTGTACCtataatacgtggcacatagcTGGGAATAGTTCGTCGATACAAGCGCGAATTCGAGCATCGACTCCATTCAAAATTAACCACACATTCAAAGCCGCATACGCGTACATATCATTCAAGGCAAAATGAAAAGCGCTCCGATCGAGTTCAGGCTATACATGTAACGCGCTCGCGAGTTAGCCCAAGGTACATAGGCGGCGGATCCAGCGTGGCAGCTCATTAGCCTTGACGAGATGATTTAGATGCCGACGGAAAGAATTAATCCGCTGACGGGCTTCGCACGCAGCGCTATATGGCGGCGGGGGAGTATAGAGAGCATAGAGTAGgtacacgcacacatgcaCAGGGCTCGATATCGCTCTCGCGTCTATCGCAGCACGGCCAGCGGCCAAATCAGTGCAGTCGCGCCGCTGCTGTCGCTCCAAGCGTAGAATGGGACGAAAGTCGGCGAATAGGGAGAGCTGCGCTATCGAGTGGGCCTGGGATGGTAGGACGCATGCTTTATATTACTTTaattttcttctctccttGTTTTTCGCTTTCTTATCTGGCATGTTATTTGCCTTTGAAAAAATTCCGCTCGCTGTTGAATCAAGTGCGAGAGAACGCGCGTCGGGCCTGTTCCCACTCGATCGCGTAAATTACACGCGTATCGGCGGTGAGCGTGAAATCGTCGCCCGAGGAGCACAAAGAGCCGACACCTTGGGAGAAAGGGCGCCGAAAGGGTCTCTTGTGTTACGCTCGCGTTTTACTAGCTGCGCTTCTGCGAACCTCGAGTATAAGCTTCTGCGAATCCGTGTAAAATCCGTCGCTCCTCCGCGAATCGACGTGGTCTTTTCAATAACGAGAACGCCGGGTTATTACGCAAAGTTCCGAAGCTGAAAATCTGTCAAGTCGATTTTCCGTCCGGCAAATTGTCGCAGGAGTCGGTTACCCAATCCTTCTCTCCGTGAGATTCATAATGGCTCTAACAATACAATTGCAGAAGCGTGAGCCGCCGTGGTCACTCGGTCAGTGAAAAGAACGCTTCATTCGTGTCCTATTAATCTTTTGTCTCTCAAAAACTTGCCTCACCGAACGATTCGAACCCTCCGACGCTCTATCCTCTCGCATAAACTGCACTACAGCTACTATGCACAGAAGTTAGTTCAGTCCGGATTTTCTTCGCAGCTCTTGGTGCAAGAAGTGAAATGACGCGATAATTAGCCGAGACGCGGGCGATCGTGGGCGTGCATAGGTCTCATACGCGCGCACTCACGTCTCATTACACGGGGGACTTTCTGCGCTTAGCTGGTGATAATCGCgcgtgtgcgagagagagagagagagagagagagagagagagagctgctatCATTGCGCAATATATGGGGCGCACTGCATTCCTGTCAATTGTTTGTTGCGCAACGCCCCCGCACGTAGAAACGACTGATGCGCTTTCGGGGATGCAACGCTTCCTCGGCGTTCCGCAATACTCGCGGCTACGCTTCTGTAATATCTCGTAGATGGATGTGTATAAAAATGCATATGAATGGAATATAGATCACTCCTCTACCCGCCTCCCACGCTCCGAAAGGAAAGCTCTCGCTTTCTCCGATCTAATTGAGCCATCGGCGAAAAATCGGAAACGAGTATAATATGACGTAGGTAGGCGAAGGCGTGCGTGGGTGCAGGTGGCCCTCCGACAGGTGTTTGATCGATTTTGCAAAGCAGCCACGGCTCGCTGGCGTCGCTTGCGCATTATGTATACCTACACTGCAGCAACCTTTCTCCGACGCTGCTGCCGTACAGCTACTCCTGCGATCTAAACAATGGAGCGCTTCCTCGTTTCATAGCGCGGCTCTTTCTCACACGGCCATATTATAAGCTCGCTGCGGGCCCGGTTGTATAGGGCCGATGTGGTGATGCTATCCTCGAGGCCTTGATTTTTCCTATATACGAGAGCTTCGATGCTCGAATTTCTCCCGTACACACAATTCACAATCGTCTCTCTTCAAGCGCTGGAAATAGACGAAtccatacacacgcgcgctcgtGAATTACGTCACGTGGGAAGTTGGAAACGCATCGCGCGTAATTTAACTGGCGGCGCGGCGTCGATGGACCGGCAAATAATTTTCGAGGCCTTTTGTTGACTCCCGTATGCCTGTGTGTATGTAGGCCTGTGCGTCGGGAATTGAGCCGATATTCCGTGTGGTCTGCAGCGCGCTGCTAATTTTATTGCGCGAGGCGGACGTTTGTTTTAGGGGAGTCTGTTTGAAGCTAGTATTATAGCTGGTGGAAACGTACTTTTGAAAGAGCGAATTTTTAACGCTTCGGTATATGTCAACACATAAGCTCGAGGCTTCTGCGCTATGTTATAGTCGACTGCGAGTCGAGCTAAATAGGCCTTTATCGCTCGCGAGCTAGGCTTCGTTGGCGGGAGATAAAAAACTGGAAACTACTTGCTCGAAGCTCGATTTCCATCTCCTCGTCATTCCAGAGCGCTTAAAAGCTCGGTCTCGCCGAGAGTGCCATCTCACAAACACAGCGACACcgacacacgcgcacgcgacTCTGGGAAGAGAAGAAGATCGAGCTAGCTCGGCCATATATATAACGtcagagagcgaaagagaaggTATACAGAGCGCGCTGAAGCACGTCGAGGACCCTGACGTGTGGGGATCATAGATGATTGCAAATTGCCCGCAATTGGCAGGAAGTCGGGGGACTGTTTGTGCGCCCCCTCACACACTCTTGAGCGTTCATTAGCCAGCGCAGTAGTTGCAGCATCGCGCTAGCGGCGACTGCAGCTTTTAAAGCTTGATTTTTGCTGGcgtttgttgtttttttttagccGGAGAGATGCGCTGCCATGATACACGCGTATAGAGGTTCTCTATTAGGTTTTGTTGATTTCGAAAAAGCTACTTTCTCGACAACAATGGAACCGAGAGACTCTTTTCTGCAATTAACGGTTAATACGCTCTAGAGTGTACACTGCAGGTACTTTCGAAGGTATTTACCCTTATCTACAATCTATCGGCTAACTGTACCCACATAATACGCGGCCCGTTTGCCCTTGTTCTTCTATCCCCGATTTCGATCGGCGCTGGACTTTTGCCTGGCTCTCCGCGAGTATGCGCGCTCTAATTAATACCGTAAAAGCTTGTTTACGAGAGTGACTTTCCTTTTAACTTTTGGCCCCACTTGTCCAGCGCGTGTAATCGCGTCGGTTTGCTCTTTGAAACTTAATTTCCTGCGCCAGGTACAATCCACCAGATTTCCCGAACTAAGTGGCCGTCGTGTGTCTCCTCCTTTGTACTCTAAAATCAGCGAGCAAAAGAGCGCGCGTCAGCGCTAAGAAAACAATCAATTAACTTTAATTAGATTTTTTCAATTCCATATACCTAATAGACTCGCAGAGCAGCTCGGATATCTTCTTGCAGCGCGGCGCGTCAATTCCGCATAATATGCCGTTCGCGCCGACGTTCCTCGCGTGCTCTCCTTTTCTTATTCTCTTTCTCCAAGCACAACGATGACAGCGACTACGAGGCTCAATGGCCATATTCTTATTCCGCGCGTAGCGTCACAATTTAAATTCCAGCGAACGTCGCTGTTTACAGTTAAAGGGACGGCGGCGATGAGGAGCGTCGCAGCCTACGAGATTCGTACAACGTAATGACACAAAAACACACAAAGTGCCCGGGAAATACGCGACGTCTGGCTATATGTATGACTTCATCGTCGAGTGTAAGCGCTGAAATAGAAACGTTTTGTGTCCGTGTGTATATTCCGCGTTGCTGGGGGAAATTTGCGGACGCTATAAGTTCGAGATGTGTGTATAGTCGGGGGTTTATTGCGTAAGCGAGTTACTTTTACTGGATATTGTTCTGCTTTGTTCGTTCGTTTGCAAATCGGTGAGAGCACACACTGCGCTGGAATCATCGTGGGCAGGTATCGAGTGAAAAACGTAGGCACGAGGTGTATACGTTGCGCAATAAATCgtaaaaagaggaaaaaatgcGAAGGAAAGGCATGACGTGAAGCAGTGAAGCGGTGGCGTTTTATGAAGcctgaaaatataatatacctTGTAATATCTGACTATGTATAACTCGACGTTTTCATACACGCCGTAAATTACCGCGCTATAGTCTCAAAGTAATCCACGACGGAATTTATCAAAACGTTATAATCAAGACGAGTCTTCCAAAGCCTCTCGAAATCAGAAACGTCATACGCGCACAATTAGGACTTGACACCTCCGCGTGCAAACAAGTCGCTCTCCATCCTCGGCAGATGATAAGACGCGCGAATGTCGAGTGTTACACAACGCGATAAAAGCCCGATAGACGCGAATTACCATTTTCGCGAGCTATAAACGAGCGTCAGCAGCTCGAAGGGGATTTTATATGGCTCGCCCACGAGACCCTGAAATCTGAGTACGCTCGGGGAACTCGAGGAGTTGCGGCTGCGGTGGATAGCTTGTGTTGTAAGCCTTGGGTCGGATGGATTGTTGTATACTGGCTTTTCGACGGAGTTTTTTCTCCGAGGGTTGGAATGAGGTTggatattgatatttttttttctcgtgtcTTGGTGGAGGAGAGGAAGTGGCTTTTTGCTCGGAATCGCTCGTTTTTTTGCTCTGCGTTTTATTGTGTCGGTGATGGGCACGAGTCGGGTTTTGATTTCGCTGGATGAGGTTACGagaaatcgaatttttttcgCATATCTATATCTTCGAATGTTCAAGAGTTTTATGTAAAGCTATAACCGTtgaaaatgactatataataatatacgccgCTGTTAACGACGAATTATGCAAGTTATAACAATTTCGGCTCTGCGTACAGTGGCCAATAAAATCTAAGTTCACCACACACTAAATTTTTTACCGTCCATTGTTTAATAAACCGCGTTAAAAGTTTTTCATGCCACTCTAAAGGGCTCTAATTATAGGTTTTTCTATATCTGTCTAATAACTAATGTGCAGCGTTTAACCAAACAATTAAAATCCGAAGAATATACGAAGCTCAAATAGCATGTCTGGAAGTGTAATTGCGTCTGCGCCTTATCCACACAATGGTAAACGCCGTTACATAATTAAATACGCGCTGCAGAAAGTTACGAAGATTCTGAAAATAACATACGTCATTACATTGTTCGCCGCGAGAGTCTCAATAAGGAAACAGTCAGTTTTAATAACCCCAGCTATTTTCGccattatttataattgattttattaaattttcactCGCTACCGTGCGCGCGAGTCAGAAAAACTCATGCAAACAAGCCGCAGCGCTCGTAAAGCTCGCACATTTTACTCATTAACGCCGCTGCACTGCATACACACTTTTGCAGTTATACGCGATTGTTCAGCGCGTAAAGTTACGCGTCAAGTGCCGCTTCAAAGTTACGCTAGTCGGGTAAACATCACACAGGATTTTTCCGTCCGCGTCCATTGTTCTCCGCTGGAAAAAGCGGTCTCCCCGTTAATACTCCGCGACTTTTTCCGCGCAGCTGCCGTGAAATGTCGCACTTCTTTCTACACTGCCAAGAGAGAGATGAGGGATTCTGGAAAAAGTAGTCGTCGGCGCGGGCTTttttcgacgacgacgacgactttcGCCGGCTACGGACTTTTTGTCACCTTTCTACGCATGTTCTAAATTCATCAAGTAGAGCAAGCGCAAGAAGGCTTTCTCGCTCTAGATTTTGTGACCCttgaaatcttttttttttcgtttttatcgACGGTGCGTGTAATCATACGTTTCAGAGTGTAGTATCAGAGAAAAAcgaaagtttttttaaatctctgGTAGCTGAGccgaatataaaaaaagaaaagtcgGTGTATTATAATGACAGTTCAGAGCCCTCGCAACAGGTCTTCCATAAAGAGACTCATCGTACTTTCTCGCTGCATCTCCTATACAAGCCCAACCTACGGTCCTCATCAGCACTCACCGCACAAAACAAGCCCATCCAGTCTGCACCCTGACCGCCTACGCAACCGGTACACACGCACGTGCAACCAGCCCACTCTATAACACACACGCACTCTCCATATATACGAGGAGCATCGAACAAACAGCCGCGCATACAAGGCCTACACGAGTTTACACTCGTCGTAGGCCTGGCGCGCGTCGAGAGAGCAGAAAACAAACAgaccgtctctctctctctctctctttcacgtGTGCGGCGCGCGTCTTCATTCAAAAATCTcgcgcgtacgcgcgcgcctctctcCACGTGCGCGAGATAAAGAGGCGAGATATACGGCCAGGAATCCAGAACCCTTCCCCTCGAGGCACGCGCCCTTTGAGCGGCGCCGCTTCTGAAAGCCGAGTGTGTCGATGTGTGCATACGTACGCGCACACCGGCGAGCAGCCTCGTGTCCCGTTAGAGGACCTACAAGCTCTCCGCGGTTGGAGAAGGAGGAAGGTAAAGCGAGAAgaggacggacggacggacggacggacagagaagaagaagaaaagaaagagtgGGTATAACTAGGAGGCTGTTACTGCTGCGTGGGGGTGTGCAGCCGGGATTTCTGGTTTCGAATGACGCGCGGATGCTCGGTATATTATTCATAGAATTTGTTATATAGGCGCAGTTAGTTCAACTCTGCGCAGCTGCATAACTAAGTACACTTATCGCTCTTATCGTCGATACAGTTTTCGAATACTAGTCGAACCAGTTGCGCGAAACCCTCCGGTCTTTCGAGTAATGcacagagaaaaaaacgaacaGTCGGAGTACGTAATACTTCGAAGCGTGGAAAAAAGAGTTAAGAGCGACGCGCGAGGAgaaggagcgcgcgcgcgtacggaAAGAGTGGGATGCCGAGACATGCCTTGTGTActagctcgagagagagagagagagagagagagagagagaaaaaagagagggagaaagaacGGAGAGAACCGATCGAGCGAGTCGACCGGCACTTTTCTCACTGCGCGTCGTGTGCGTGGAAGGCTTAGACGCGCGTTTAACCGGCGGCGGCTTCGACACGCTTTTTGGAGATAGTTTTGCTTTCGGTCTTGTGTACATACACGCAGTACCCGTTGATCGTTCGTTTGTTTTAACAAAGTTTCTTTTTGCGGCTGTGTGATCGTTGTACAGTGCTGCCGGTGTGTTGTATAGTTATTGCTGGAGAACCATCAGGAGCTGTCTCTGCACGGATACGTAAGCcgatttttgaatatttccaCTGTGCGCAGCGTAACTCGCGCGAGGATATACCCAtcagcttttttctctctcgctgccgACTGTTTTTACCTCGAGACTATACACATACCTGTTTGAGTTTTTGCGCTGCAGACGGTCTGCCGTAACGGACGTCTTTTTGAAATATGTGCGTGCGCGAAGAATATACCTGCTTCTTTGCCGAGCGAAATTTCTGGAGCAAAGCGTGACATGCGAATGGAAGTTTTGTCCCGCGTCGCTAAAAAATTGCGAGCGTTAAAATTGCCTGCATTAACATGCGCtaactcctctctctctcgaactaACCGCGCTGGACTTGGGAGATTTACGAGCGATAAATTTTGCTCGTATTAACGACCTGGAAAAACGCAAACTGTTATTCATTAGGCGAAGAAGCTGGGTTTAGCGTTTTTTTTACCCGTTAAAATGTGAACGTTCAAAGTGAAGTGTTCTGTTGTGCGGTGCAAGAACGATGGCTTGCATTGTTCGTTAGTCTGTAAAAATGTGTTATCTTCGGAGGCGGATGGTGACGTTAACCGATGATACTCATTAGTTATAC
The sequence above is a segment of the Nasonia vitripennis strain AsymCx chromosome 3, Nvit_psr_1.1, whole genome shotgun sequence genome. Coding sequences within it:
- the LOC100121144 gene encoding protein THEM6, with translation MNNARYLRELDFARSCFYDSSGIFAEIRRKGGSVLQTATSIRYRRPIPVFSPYKITAQLVHWDDKSLYIEHEFVSLSDDFVYTTALSKQSVMGPKVHIPDIIEKIEPGTRLPEPSEELSLWLKSIDESSLKFKRIRQDKDSEKNDGEKDDVEVFLSNPA